One Physeter macrocephalus isolate SW-GA chromosome 7, ASM283717v5, whole genome shotgun sequence genomic window, CCCAGCTGGTTGGAGCCTCATGAGTGACTCCAGACAAAGTCAACAGAAGAATGACCCAGTTGAGCTCACTACAGATTGCAGAATCATGTGCAAATAGGGGGACTGGTTTTAAGCCATTTAATTTGGGGCTGGAttgttatgcagtaatagatAACTGAAATGGGGGAAAACAGAGAAGTTGCCTGAGTCATCGGGGAGGCAATATTGCACAGTGATTAAAGACACAGGCTCTGAAATGGGACTTCCTGGGCTCTAATACTTAATTTGCGTAATCTTGGGTAAATTATTCAGCTTTTAGGAGCCTCagttctttatctgtaaaatgatgatggAGATGAAGTGAGGCAATAGACTCTCAGTAAgcccttgataaatatttgccGGTCTCATATAAGCACAGGTGGAAGGTTTAACTTTGAAGAGAAGGAGACTCTTTGTTCTTCCAGACAAAAGGGAGGAAGGCTTAACTGTAAGGATACATTGAGGTGAGGCCCCTAGAAATATCAGTCATTATGTTGGACTTGGTTACACCTTCCTcacatttatatagcatttcaCAGTGTATAAAAGATTTTCTTGTATACTGGTTCATTTTATCCAGTAAGAAAAGGAGGGTAGATAATATTTAactaaaagaaacagaagcttgaaGAATATAAATGATTTGGCTAAATGTGCAAAAGACTTAAGAGGTGAGAAAGGACTAGAATGCTGCACTGTGGTCTCAAAGTCCAGGGTTCTCACATGGTCTCGCAGAACAGGCTGCAAACTAGCAATCAGAAGTCTGGCTTTGGGCTCTGGTACTGCCAAGTCCTAAAGGCTACTTCAAGAAAATTACTTGTTCTCTCCAAACTTCATCTATAGAATGGGAATAACAATTTCAATGTCAAAGGGAGCCGCTGAAGTGGGGAAGCTCTTTGCAAACTCTGAAATAACATACACGTGTAAGTGattattatttccattgctctgccTGGTGGCTGTCATCAGTATTATCATTATAGCCatttatgtcttatatttagtGTGGTATAAGGGAAATGAATCTTTAGTGTTCCTtactttttctcctccctcttttcatGTCTTCTTCCCCTTGGTGATATCAAGCTACCCAGGAGTCCTAGttacaaaatactttcacattTAGTTCACTCAGTGAAACAAACTCACATGTCCTATATTCCACATATTTAAATTCTAGTTTTCTACATGCATTGAATCCATAGGTAGAAGATAAGAAAATTTCTAAGTTAATGTCTTTCTAGTCCTGGTAAGAGGTATCTTCACATTGGCCTTAACCCAAAGGAGCTATAGAATGCTGAGATTCTTGGCATAGCTGTGGAGAAGACATATTAAGGCAGGATAAGTATAGGGTTTGTCACATGAGCTTAGGTGGCCAGTTGTGCAGGACTTTGGGGAGTCAACACCAACTTTTGCTGCTTGGTCCCTGATTATTTACTGTGTCCCAGGTTGGAACTATTTTTTAGGGGTCTCATGTTTATTTCCATAATgaaatcaaaaacagaatttaaagacAGAATATGGTTATGTCATTTAGAATGATCCAAGTGTgcggggggaccttcaagatgctggaggagtaagacgtggagatcaccttcctcctaacaaatacatcagaaatacatctacatgtggaacaactcctacagaacacctactgaacgctggcagaagacctNNNNNNNNNNNNNNNNNNNNNNNNNNNNNNNNtgggtagggcaaaagaaaaaagaaaaaacagagacaaaagaatagggacgggacctgcacctctgggagggagccgtgaaggaggaaaggtttccacacactaggagccccttcgcgggcggagactgcgggtggcggaggaggggagcttcggagccacggaggagagcgcagccacaggggtgcggagggcaaagtggagagattcccgcacagaggatcggtgccgcccGGCACTCAGCAGGCCgagagccttgtctgctcacctgccggggcgagcgggggctgggagctgaggctcgggcttcggtcggatcgcagggagaggactgggatcgGCTCGGCGgcgggaacacagcctgaaggggctagtgcgccacagctggccgggagggagtccaggaaagagtctggagctgccgaagaggcaagagaccattgtttcggggtgcacgaggagaggggattccttccctgtgtgcccacagaggcagagcacagcctaaacaagctccagagatgggcacgagccacggctatcagctcagacaccagagacgggcatgaaacgctgaggctgctgctgccgccaccaagaagcctgtgtgcgagcccaggtcactctccacacctcccctcccgggagcctgtgcagcccgccaccgccagggtcccgggatccagggacagcttcgccgggagaacgcacggcgcgcctcaggctggtgcaacgtcatactggcctctgccgccgcaggctcgccctgcacctgtgcccctccctccctccagcctgagtgagccagagcccccccctgtatctgtggaatacctgaatagacaacgaatcatcccaaaattgaggcagtggaatttgggaacaactgtagacttggcatttgctgtctgtgactgacttgtttctgatttttatgtttatcttagtatagattttagcgcttgttatcattgacagatttgttttttggtttggttgcgctcttcttttttttattactttctaattttttttgttttaataattttattttttctttttagttattatttttctttcttttttttctcccttttctctgagccatgtggctgacacggtcttggtgctccggcctggtgtcaggcctcagcctctgaggtgggagagccaagttcagaacaccggacgaccagagacctccaggtctcaagtaatatcaatcagcaagagctctcccagagatctctgtctcaacactaagacccagctccacccaacagccagcaatcTCCAGTGCTGAacgtcccatgccaaacaactagcaagacaggaacacaaccacactcattagcagagaggctgcctaaaatcataataaggtcacagacatcccaaaacacacaaccagacatggacctgcccacaagaaagacaagatacagcctcatcgaTCAGAACACAGGGACTAcaagccactgaacaaaccttactcactgggggaagacaccaaaaacaacgggaactacgaatctgcagcctgtgaaaaggagaccccaaacacagtaagttaagcaaaatgagaagacagaaatatgcaggagatgaaggagcaaggtaaaaacccaccagaccaaactaatgaagaggaaataggcagtctacctgaaaaagcattcagagtaatgatagcaaagataatccaaaatcttggaaatagaatggagaaaatggaaggaaactttaacaaggacctagaagaactaaagagcaaacaaacaatgatgaataacacaataaatgaaatttaaaattctctagaaggaatcaatagcagagtaactgaggcagaagaacggatacgtgacctggaagataaaatagtggaaataactaccacagagcagaataaagaaaaaagaataaaaagaattgagaagagattatagttgaaaacttccctaatataggaaaggaaatagtcaatcaagtccaggaagcacagagagtcccatacaggataaacccaaggataaacacgccaagacacataataatcaaactgtcaaaaattaaatacaaagaaaacatattaaaagcagcaagggaaaaacaacaaataacacacaaaggaatccccataaggttaacatctgatctttcagcagaaatgctacaggccagaagggagttgcaggacatatttaaagtgatgaaggaaaaaaacctacaaccaagattactctacccggcaaggatctcattcagatttgatggagaaattaaaacctttacagacaagcaaaagctgagagagttcagcaccaccaaaccagctttacaacaaatgctaaaggaacttctctaggcaagaaacacaagagaaggaaaagacctacaagaacaacccgaaacaattcagtaaatggtaataggaccatacatatcgataattaccttaaatgtaaatggattaaatgctcccaccaaaagacacagactggctgaatggatacaaaaacaagacccatatatatgctgtctacaagagacccacttcagacctagggacacatacagactgaaagtgaggggatggaaaaagatattccatgcaaatggaaatcagaagaaagctggagtagcaattctcatatcagacaaaatagactttaaaataaagactattacaacaaagaagaacactacataatgatcaaaagatcaatccaagaagatgatataacagttgtaaatatttatgcacccaacataggagcacctcaatacataaggcaaatgctaacagccataaaaaccccaaacaattaacaaaatggtcataggaacatacatatcgataattaccttaaatgtaaatggattaaatgttccaaccaaaagacactgactggctgaatggataaaatacaagacccatatatatactgtctacaagagacccacttcagacctagggacacatacagactgaaggtgaggggatggaaaaagctattccatgcaaatggaaatcacaagaaagctggagtagcaattatcatatcagacaaaatagactttaaaataaagactattacaacaaagaagaacactacataatgatcaaaagatcaatccaagaagatgatataacagttgtaaatatttatgcacccaacataggagcacctcaatacataaggcaaatgctaacactacataatgatcaaaagatcaatccaagaagatgatataacagttgtaaatatttatgcacccaacataggagcacctcaatacatacggaaaatgctaagagccataaaaggggaaatcgacagtaacacaatcattgtaggggactttaacaccccactttcaccaaaggacagatcatccaaaatgaaaataaataaggaaacacaagctttaaatgacacattaaacaagatggacttaattgatatttataggacattccatccaagaacaacaGGATACACtcttttctcaagtgctcatggaacattctccaggatagatcatatcttgggtcacaaatcaagccatggtaaatttaaggaaattgaaatcgtatcaggtatcttttccaaccacagcactatgagactagatatcaattacaggaaaaaaactgtaaaaaatacaaacacatggaggctaaacaatacgctacaaataccaagagatcattgaagaaatcaaagaggaaatccaaaaaaacatagaaacaaatgacaatgataacTTGATGACCCCAAacttacaggatgcagcaaaagaagttctaagagggaagtttatagcaataaaaacctacctcaagaaacaagaaacatctcaaataaacaacctaaccttacacctaaagcaattagagaaagaattaaaaaacaccaaaggtagcagaaggaaagcaatcataaagatcagatcagaaataaatgaaaagaaatgaaggaaatgataggaaaatcaataaaactaaaagctggttctttgagaagataaaaaaaattgataaaccattagccagactcatcaagaaaaaaagggagaagactcaaataaaaagaattagaagataCGTTTGGTAGATTACTCCTTTCTGCCTGTGGACACCACCGAGTAAGCATCGTTGACGTCTCCCCCCGTGCCCCACTGCCGTCATGTCTAAGTCAGAGTCACCCAAAGAGCCTGAACAGCTGTGGAAGCTCTTCATCGGAGGTTTGAGCTTTGAAACAACCGACGAGAGCCTGAGGAGCCATTGTGAGCAGTGGGAAGCACTCACAGATTCTGTGGCAATGAGGGATCCAAACACCAAGAGCTCCAGAGGCTTTGGGGTGGTTACATATGCCACTGTGGAGGAGGTAGATGTGGCCATGAATGCAAGGCCACACAAGGTGGATGGAAGAGTTGTGGAATCAAAGAGGGCCGTCTCAAGAGAAGATTCTCAAAGACCTGGTGCCCACTtaactgtgaaaaagatttttgttggtgGCATTAAAGAAGACACTGAAGAACATCACCTAAGAGTATTTTGAACAGTATGGGAAAATTGAAGTGATTGAGATCATGGCTGATCGAGTCAGTGGCAACTAAGAGTATTTTGAACAGTATGGGAAAATTGAAGTGATTGAAATCATGACTGATCGAGTCAGTGGCAAAAAGAGAGGCTTTGCTTTCGTAACCTTTGATGACCATGACTCTGTAGACAAGCTTGTCATTCAGAAATACCACACTGTGAATGGCCACAACTGTGAAGTAAGAAAAGCCCTATCTAAGCAAGAGATGGCTAGTGCCTCATCCAGCCAAAGAGGTCAAAGTGGTTCTGGAAACTTTGGTGGTGGTCATGGAGGGGGTTTTGGTGGGAATGACAGCTTTGGTCGTGGAGGAGACTTCAGTGGTCAAGGTGGTTTTGGTGGCAGCCACGGTGGCGGGGGATatggtggcagtggggatggcTATAATGGATTTGGTAATGATGGAAGCAATTTTGGAGGTGGTGGAAGCTACAATGATTTTGGCAGTTACAACAATCAATCTTCAAATTTTGGACCCAtgaaaggaggaaactttggaggcAGAAGTTCTGGCCCCTATGGTGGTGGAGGCCAANNNNNNNNNNNNNNNNNNNNNNNNNNNNNNNNNNNNNNNNNNNNNNNNNNNNNNNNNNNNNNNNNNNNNNNNNNNNNNNNNNNNNNNNNNNNNNNNNNNNNNNNNNNNNNNNNNNNNNNNNNNNNNNNNNNNNNNNNNNNNNNNNNNNNNNNNNNNNNNNNNNNNNNNNNNNNNNNNNNNNNNNNNNNNNNNNNNNNNNNNNNNNNNNNNNNNNNNNNNNNNNNNNNNNNNNNNNNNNNNNNNNNNNNNNNNNNNNNNNNNNNNNNNNNNNNNNNNNNNNNNNNNNNNNNNNNNNNNNNNNNNNNNNNNNNNNNNNNNNNNNNNNNNNNNNNNNNNNNNNNNNNNNNNNNNNNNNNNNNNNNNNNNNNNNNNNNNNNNNNNNNNNNNNNNNNNNNNNNNNNNNNNNNNNNNNNNNNNNNNNNNNNNNNNNNNNNNNNNNNNNNNNNNNNNNNNNNNNNNNNNNNNNNNNNNNNNNNNNNNNNNNNNNNNNNNNNNNNNNNNNNNNNNNNNNNNNNNNNNNNNNNNNNNNNNNNNNNNNNNNNNNNNNNNNNNNNNNNNNNNNNNNNNNNNNNNNNNNNNNNNNNNNNNNNNNNNNNNNNNNNNNNNNNNNNNNNNNNNNNNNNNNNNNNNNNNNNNNNNNNNNNNNNNNNNNNNNNNNNNNNNNNNNNNNNNNNNNNNNNNNNNNNNNNNNNNNNNNNNNNNNNNNNNNNNNNNNNNNNNNNNNNNNNNNNNNNNNNNNNNNNNNNNNNNNNNNNNNNNNNNNNNNNNNNNNNNNNNNNNNNNNNNNNNNNNNNNNNNNNNNNNNNNNNNNNNNNNNNNNNNNNNNNNNNNNNNNNNNNNNNNNNNNNNNNNNNNNNNNNNNNNNNNNNNNNNNNNNNNNNNNNNNNNNNNNNNNNNNNNNNNNNNNNNNNNNNNNNNNNNNNNNNNNNNNNNNNNNNNNNNNNNNNNNNNNNNNNNNNNNNNNNNNNNNNNNNNNNNNNNNNNNNNNNNNNNNNNNNNNNNNNNNNNNNNNNNNNNNNNNNNNNNNNNNNNNNNNNNNNNNNNNNNNNNNNNNNNNNNNNNNNNNNNNNNNNNNNNNNNNNNNNNNNNNNNNNNNNNNNNNNNNNNNNNNNNNNNNNNNNNNNNNNNNNNNNNNNNNNNNNNNNNNNNNNNNNNNNNNNNNNNNNNNNNNNNNNNNNNNNNNNNNNNNNNNNNNNNNNNNNNNNNNNNNNNNNNNNNNNNNNNNNNNNNNNNNNNNNNNNNNNNNNNNNNNNNNNNNNNNNNNNNNNNNNNNNNNNNNNNNNNNNNNNNNNNNNNNNNNNNNNNNNNNNNNNNNNNNNNNNNNNNNNNNNNNNNNNNNNNNNNNNNNNNNNNNNNNNNNNNNNNNNNNNNNNNNNNNNNNNNNNNNNNNNNNNNNNNNNNNNNNNNNNNNNNNNNNNNNNNNNNNNNNNNNNNNNNNNNNNNNNNNNNNNNNNNNNNNNNNNNNNNNNNNNNNNNNNNNNNNNNNNNNNNNNNNNNNNNNNNNNNNNNNNNNNNNNNNNNNNNNNNNNNNNNNNNNNNNNNNNNNNNNNNNNNNNNNNNNNNNNNNNNNNNNNNN contains:
- the LOC102974400 gene encoding heterogeneous nuclear ribonucleoprotein A1-like; amino-acid sequence: MSKSESPKEPEQLWKLFIGGLSFETTDESLRSHCEQWEALTDSVAMRDPNTKSSRGFGVVTYATVEEVDVAMNARPHKVDGRVVESKRAVSREDSQRPGAHLTVKKIFVGGIKEDTEEHHLRYFEQYGKIEVIEIMTDRVSGKKRGFAFVTFDDHDSVDKLVIQKYHTVNGHNCEVRKALSKQEMASASSSQRGQSGSGNFGGGHGGGFGGNDSFGRGGDFSGQGGFGGSHGGGGYGGSGDGYNGFGNDGSNFGGGGSYNDFGSYNNQSSNFGPMKGGNFGGRSSGPYGGGALLSTP